The following are encoded in a window of Dioscorea cayenensis subsp. rotundata cultivar TDr96_F1 chromosome 16, TDr96_F1_v2_PseudoChromosome.rev07_lg8_w22 25.fasta, whole genome shotgun sequence genomic DNA:
- the LOC120278498 gene encoding uncharacterized mitochondrial protein AtMg00810-like — translation MYVDGIILSSDNVQEIQETKQHLQKTLVTKDLGPLHYFLGIEVAKIKKGVVLSQKKYVLDLLRETGILEAKPTSIPMDPKVHLNEKSTDLIDARQYRALVGKLLNVTITRPDISGCRKDKSVHKKAYKAHWDPAMMVLRYL, via the coding sequence ATGTATGTGGATGGTATTATCTTGTCGAGTGATAATGTACAAGAAATCCAGGAGACTAAGCAACACTTGCAGAAGACTTTAGTAACTAAGGACTTGGGCCCACTTCATTACTTTCTTGGCATAGAAGTTGCTAAGATTAAGAAGGGTGTTGTTCTTTCACAAAAGAAGTATGTACTAGATTTGTTGCGTGAAACTGGAATTCTAGAAGCTAAGCCAACATCAATTCCAATggatcccaaggttcacctgaATGAGAAGTCTACTGATCTTATTGATGCTAGGCAATATCGTGCTCTTGTGGGAAAGCTCCTAAATGTCACAATTACTAGACCAGACATCTCTGGTTGTAGGAAAGATAAGTCAGTTCATAAAAAGGCCTACAAGGCCCATTGGGATCCTGCGATGATGGTGCTTAGATATCTTTAA